GGCGAAACACAAAAGCTACTCAGAAACACTGCTGAGCTGTACTAAATCGCAAATATACAACAAGTATGTTCATTGATATTTATACTAGCCTTCCACTAAAAGCACTACCATTGCAACTAAAATAATGGTTCATCCTTATAACAATACCTATCACCATCTTTAGTATTCCGTCCCATACACCCATTAATATGGTGTTTTGTTCtacaaaataatataatttCGTTCATTCATTGTATATATTCAACTGATTCTTGTTAAACGTCGGTGTGTTCCATTTGACTTGTCATTACCGCGAGTCACCACGGACAGTACGATTATTTTCTGAAGCACGAATGAAGTGTCAAAGTGAAAGTAAACAACACAGGTCTACATTGCTTAACTAACAGTTCATCGGGAAGTAGAAATGTACCCACGCTTGAACACATCACTCGATAGCGCTACAACCAGAAACCTTTTACCTTAATGTGATGTACTTTCGTGTTTCCATTCTGTTAATTGCGAGGTCATTCTTCTCCTGCAAACACATTTACAGGTAAAAGGCGACATTTGATGTAGCAGGCCTAGACTCCTGTCCCGATTGCCCCAAAGCAAGGTTAGTCCTGAGTATCATGACCCGAGTTCAGCCACTGAATGCTTTCATGGCATCTGAGAACCAGGAAACAAGTAACCCGAGGTCTATTCTACAAGTCCTTAACCCAGTGATAACCTGGATGCGTGTTTGTGGAGTATGCATTGGTCCACGGGTTACTATGGAGAATATTAGATGCAGTGACTACCGTTTCAGACGACTTCACAAAGATGGCTGGTTCCATATACTGTACTGCGCCCTCATAAACTGTTATCTTTGGACTTACACCGGGATTCTTGCCTATAAACTTACATTACTTGTAACGATGTCAAGTGAATGGATTACTGTGTTTCAATTACTGGTTCTTAATTTAACTGCTTCTGGTTGTTCGGCGTGGACCTCACTCAACTATCGGGGTGGAATATACCAAATTTGGGTGAAAGAGTTTTACCTGTATGAACAGCGGTATGGTGTTCACGAAAATATGAAAGTCATGGTTAAGAAAAGTAGGATGCTTCTTGCGCTAGTGATGTCCACTGGAATTTGTATTCCAGGGGCTATATTAACCACTGCTCTTCTCGTCCCCGAAATCGGAGAGACTGTTTTTGTTGTCGACAGAGCTTTGGGGTGGTGGAACTATTTGATAACTACAatcaattatttcattttctacACTGCACTATCGAGTTGTGTTGTTAGTTCTGTGATTGGATCCTACCCTCTTTGTTCGGAACTTGACGTGATAAACACCATTATAAAACGTTGCGTTGACGAAAGCATAAAACGTCAAGAATGTCAGACATTCCGATCAAAATCTATTTCTGATATAACTGAAGAACTGAAGACCACAATGAGTCGATATAAGCGAATCGCTTGTTTAATATATGGGTATAGTGATGTTATTGTCCCCTTTCAATTTACAGTATTTTTCATGTCACTCCCACTGTCATGCTTTTCGCTCTATGTCATTATGACACGAACGGAATTACCAAGTAATGTTGCTCTGTGTATTTATATCATGCTCCTTTGCAGTGTGTCATGCATCGTCTTGTCCTTTGCAGGCATGAAGGTAAACGTAAAGGTGAGTATGTATTGTAATTATGTGACGTTAGGATATGCCCAATATGACTAAATAATAGTTAGTTGTCGCTCTGAGTATAGCAGGATTTCTTCTTCATGTCAAGATTCTCAGTTTAGGCCTGCGCTGGCTTCCTACCCAACAATTGACTCGATGGTGTTGTCGAACAGTCTGTTTCAATGAACCTGAAATAGACATTAAATTGATGTTACGAATATAGCCACATAGCACCGGGATCATCACCCTTAGCTTGGCCAGTTTCTTGCCCTGTTCCAGTCAGCCAAGGAGGTTGTGTAACGTGAGAAACAGGTGGTCACACAGAAAGAATGTAATCAAATCTCACCCCGATGGTAGAATTAGCACGCGATTTAACGGAAAGAACGGGGCTATTGGATAACTAATGACATACGTCGATGATATATCAAGTCACACTAAAAGGTTCTGACTGAAACAGTTGCATTGTTTAAGGACCTGTCATTCGGAGAACGGAGAGGGTTATTATCAATCACTGTCTGTCGTCCTCTATGCTCTGTTATGTGTCACAACATTATTCATGTGACAGAAATTGGTTCATCACAATGTTTTGGCGAAAGATCTTTGACATCGGGTCTTTCCTGCATCCCACTTTGGCATACACGGTTCAGTGTACGGGTTATGTACCTCTACGTGGTTCCTCTTGCGTAAGTGTGACAATAAATGGTTGCACGTGTACTCGAACCATT
The window above is part of the Haliotis asinina isolate JCU_RB_2024 chromosome 1, JCU_Hal_asi_v2, whole genome shotgun sequence genome. Proteins encoded here:
- the LOC137273806 gene encoding uncharacterized protein, which gives rise to MTRVQPLNAFMASENQETSNPRSILQVLNPVITWMRVCGVCIGPRVTMENIRCSDYRFRRLHKDGWFHILYCALINCYLWTYTGILAYKLTLLVTMSSEWITVFQLLVLNLTASGCSAWTSLNYRGGIYQIWVKEFYLYEQRYGVHENMKVMVKKSRMLLALVMSTGICIPGAILTTALLVPEIGETVFVVDRALGWWNYLITTINYFIFYTALSSCVVSSVIGSYPLCSELDVINTIIKRCVDESIKRQECQTFRSKSISDITEELKTTMSRYKRIACLIYGYSDVIVPFQFTVFFMSLPLSCFSLYVIMTRTELPSNVALCIYIMLLCSVSCIVLSFAGMKVNVKAHNALQYMIKIPTDNLSETTMRAVTHFTSLLTGTTIGYNVHGLFTISPPTVLSIVGTLVTYIVVVLQFRTSDCRTSSDTLCQDLVTNVTSLLEVMRNATSRC